CCATAGATCGTATATGGCCTTTTTTTGAACAGGATCGATGGTAACAGACTGAATGATTTTCATCCGGTGTTATTGAAGGTAAACCACGGTGTAAACAACAAGTGCGGTAATGACGGCGAGGATCAGAATGTTAAGCCTATGGGCGAAATTTAAACTATAACCCATTGATCTTTCGCGTTTTGGTACGAATAGTCTTGAATCCTGTGGATTCCAGTAAATAATTCCAATTTTGTAATTGACAATATTGTCTACAGGGTCTATTTCCATCGTTGAAAAATTAATTTTTTAGAGCTAAAAACTAGTATGAATATATGATTTCCAGACAAATAAAGAAAGAAAACTATAAAAGATTGCTGAATATTTCAATTTATTGATTATTCAACACTGTTTTTAGGTTTGCCGTTTTTAATAGGAAGCTTGTTTTACGCGCTGTTTTTCCAGATGATGACCCTACTTTCCGCCTTTTTTTTTGCTTACCACAACTTTTTTAGCATCTTTTGCCGAGGTCGCATTTTCGGGTTCAGCCCCTTTTGCTTGTCGGTCCAGTCCGGCGACCTCTTTTTGCTCTGTTTTATTTCTTGGGCTTTTCATAACTATAGTATTTAATTGGTCTTTAAGGTTAACAACTAAAAAGCAAATATGTTTATGTTGCCGGAATTGGATCTGTTATAACGCTGAAAACAAAATATCCACTGATTTGTAGTATAAGAACATTATAGTGCCAACAAAAAGGATACTCATGGAAAAAATGATTCAAGCCTTATTCAACTCCGAAGTGGAGGCATTCAAAGGATTGCAGGCGTTACAGGAACTTCAGCGGACAAAAGAGATCTCAGTAGGGGAAACTTATGTGCTGACCCGGGACACAGATGGAAAAGTAAATATCCGTTCGGCCAAAAATGAATCGGAAGGCACGGGTATAATTGGCGGCGGACTGATTGGTGGCCTGGTTGGTCTGCTGGCGGGGCCATTGGGTTTTATTGTCGGACTGGCAGGGGGAATGATTGCAGGTTCCGCCGGAGAAACCCTAAAGGCTGAGGGGGTGTCGGATTACCTGGACCAGGTTTCTGCAAATATTCCTAACGGAAAATCAGTCCTGATCGCCCATGTCTGGGAAAATTGGGAAACCCCTCTCAATACGATGTTGCTGCCATTGAGTACTGATCTGAGAAGGTTTAGTTTGGAAGAGCAGGTTTTTGTGCCCGCCCGGACGGAACTTGATAAACTGAATGCCGATATTAAACAAGCAGAATCCAAACTGGTAACGGTATCTGATGAAGAGAAGCGGGAATGGATAGATACACTGGCAGATCTGAACGTAAAAAGAGCGGCCTTGGAAAACAAATTGAAAATCCACACCGATCAGCGGCAACAACAATATCAAACCTGGATAGATGAGCACCCTGATGCTCATGAAGCACATGACGAAGAAAGACGTCGATATATGGAAAGCAGAATCAAAGAACAAAAAGAACGCCTTGATCAGTTAAAAAGAGATAGATAGCCTATTCCGGAACCTTAGTGCTCGTTGGTTTCTCTATGTTCATCAATACCACTGCAGCCAGAATAAGTACAATTCCCAACCATTGGATCAGGTTTACAGGTTCTTTTAAAAGTAGGTGGGCCATCATTACAGATACCGGAATTTCGACTGCAGCAATGATGGCACCTAAGCCGACTCCTATGAGTGGCATACCCCTGGTAAACAGGAGTGGAGGTAATATCGTGCCAAACAGAGAAAGTATAATTGCCCATCGCCAAAAGATGCTAAAAGAAAAATCTGCATTAAGGGAAGAATAGAATATGCATAAAATGATGATCAGCCCTCCTGCAACAAGGTAAAAGCTCCTCTTTATGGAAGATAAATGAAGGGCAATCCCGTTGGAAGCATATACAGCTACAGTGTAGGCCATAGCCGCGAGTATTCCCCAGCCAATTCCACGCCAGTCAATGGTAATTGCTTCCTTCCATAAATTTGTGGCCAGCACGGTCCCGGCTAAAATGATCAGCACGGCAATAATCTTGCGCTTTCCGGGAAACTTTTTATGCATGATCATTTCCAGGATGACGCCCATCCAAACGGTCTGCATCAATAACACAATCCCCACGCTTACCGGAATATATTGTACAGATAAATAATAGCAGACACTCGTGAGCCCCATGGATGTTCCTGCGACCATCAGTTTGACAATGCTTTTCCATTTTGGAGCAGCATCTGCAGGCTGGGATTTATTCCGGTTAAACATACTCAGCAACAGAAGGCCAATTACTCCCATCGTGAACTGAGAAATGGTTACTTCAGCAGTGGTATAATACTCTTTATAAGCCATTTTAACAAATGTAGCCAGCATGCCATAGCTGGAGGCTCCCAAAGCGACCAGAATACTTCCTTTTATAATATTGTTTTTCATTGAAATGTAGTTGTTTTTTATGGTGATGAAACCATTATTGCAAAGGACGTCCATATGGATGAACTTCCTCTTTACATATGTTGATATCGTTTATAATTCTGCTCTGATGCGGCTCAATTGTGTTGGCGTAATTCCCAGATAGGAAGCCATATGGTGTTGTTTTATACGGTTAAGCAGGCTGGGGTTATTTTCCATGAAATCCAGATAGCGTTCTCTGGCCGTTTGATACTTTAAGGTGATTTCGCCGATTTCCTTCTCAATGATCCAGTGTTGCTCCATATAATGGATGTAAAACCTGGCGATATCAGAATATTGAAGCGTTAATTCGCGGAACCCTTCAAAGCTATAACTGATGATTTCAGTTTCTTCCAATGCCTGTATCGTAAACAGGCTGGGCTGTTGTAATAACATCGCACTGGTTGATGCGACCAGTGTCAGCTCCGGAAAAAATTTTTTGATCACTCTGGCGCCGTCCTTATCTGTATAGTAATAGGAAAAGAGCCCTCTGTTCAGGAAAGCGATTCTTTTAGGAATACTCCCTTCCATCAGGAAATATTCATTTTTCGGGATGATTTTTTTCTGTAATAATTGCTGCCAGGCTTCCCGTGCAGGATCAGAGATGGTCGTATAGCTATTAACGTATTGCCAGAAGCGTTCCATCGGCCTTATTTTTCGTTCATCAGCTGTTGAAAACACTCCATAAACTGACCCACCTGAAGTCCATCCACTAAGGCATGGTGTACATGAATGGATACAGGCATTGTTTTCTTTCCATCCTGTTCTGTTATCTTTCCAAAAGATATTTTCGGACTACTATCCTGAAATGAGAAACTTCTGGCATGTGACAGGGAGCTGAAGCTGATCCAGGGAAGGGCAGAATAGTGAATGACACATTCACCCAGTTTTGCCGGAAAAAGACTGGTACTATTTCTTACCTGCCCGATTTCAAGATCTGCTCCGGCCTTGAATTCCAGGTAATCCTCCTGATAGACAAGGTAAGAAAAACCAAAAGTCCCATCTGGACGATCTATCGTTGGAGAGGCGTCTACCTGGTCGTAAATCCAGACCTGACCTTCTACAATCCGGTAGCGAAAAGCGGGAACACGGTTTGCTGCGGTTAATGATTTATGTAGGTAATGCAGAAAAAACGAAGTCCCTTTTTCCTTCGCCGCGGCATAAGCAATGGTACAATCTATATTTACGGTGAGGCCAAAAAAGGGTTCTTCAAACTGACTGAAAAAATGAAAATGTTCTTTTCTTGCCCAGCTGTTTAAGTCTAAAATTTGTTTCATTATTATAGTGGTGGCAATACCTGTGCCGGGTTCAAAGATCGCGTTTTTTTTCCTTCCATCCGGTTTGTCATAATAGATTGACTTTTCAGTTTGTTTAGTGTAAAATTATTTTCTATGGGGATTAAAAATGGAAGTCAGAGGAAACTATTGGTTAAATTTACGGATAACCAATACACAATTCTTATGGTAACTATAATTGTCGCAACAGATTTTTCCGATGTAGCTGAAAATGCAGTAGAGTATGCCGCAGCAGCTGCTAAACATGGTAATGCAAGGCTTGTTCTATTCAACTCTTATGTCCTTCCTATTCATGCCGCCAACACGATTTTACCCGCTTCTAGTATTCAGAAACTGATGGATGAAAATGAGAACAGGTTACAGGAGCGTGCTTTATTCCTTTCTACAACTTACGGAATCAAAGTGGGGTTTGAAGCTCGTTTCTCATTTGTAGAAGATGAGCTGACTG
This region of Pedobacter steynii genomic DNA includes:
- a CDS encoding DUF5808 domain-containing protein yields the protein MEIDPVDNIVNYKIGIIYWNPQDSRLFVPKRERSMGYSLNFAHRLNILILAVITALVVYTVVYLQ
- a CDS encoding DUF1269 domain-containing protein, with product MEKMIQALFNSEVEAFKGLQALQELQRTKEISVGETYVLTRDTDGKVNIRSAKNESEGTGIIGGGLIGGLVGLLAGPLGFIVGLAGGMIAGSAGETLKAEGVSDYLDQVSANIPNGKSVLIAHVWENWETPLNTMLLPLSTDLRRFSLEEQVFVPARTELDKLNADIKQAESKLVTVSDEEKREWIDTLADLNVKRAALENKLKIHTDQRQQQYQTWIDEHPDAHEAHDEERRRYMESRIKEQKERLDQLKRDR
- a CDS encoding DMT family transporter, which gives rise to MKNNIIKGSILVALGASSYGMLATFVKMAYKEYYTTAEVTISQFTMGVIGLLLLSMFNRNKSQPADAAPKWKSIVKLMVAGTSMGLTSVCYYLSVQYIPVSVGIVLLMQTVWMGVILEMIMHKKFPGKRKIIAVLIILAGTVLATNLWKEAITIDWRGIGWGILAAMAYTVAVYASNGIALHLSSIKRSFYLVAGGLIIILCIFYSSLNADFSFSIFWRWAIILSLFGTILPPLLFTRGMPLIGVGLGAIIAAVEIPVSVMMAHLLLKEPVNLIQWLGIVLILAAVVLMNIEKPTSTKVPE
- a CDS encoding Crp/Fnr family transcriptional regulator — encoded protein: MERFWQYVNSYTTISDPAREAWQQLLQKKIIPKNEYFLMEGSIPKRIAFLNRGLFSYYYTDKDGARVIKKFFPELTLVASTSAMLLQQPSLFTIQALEETEIISYSFEGFRELTLQYSDIARFYIHYMEQHWIIEKEIGEITLKYQTARERYLDFMENNPSLLNRIKQHHMASYLGITPTQLSRIRAEL
- a CDS encoding chloramphenicol acetyltransferase → MKQILDLNSWARKEHFHFFSQFEEPFFGLTVNIDCTIAYAAAKEKGTSFFLHYLHKSLTAANRVPAFRYRIVEGQVWIYDQVDASPTIDRPDGTFGFSYLVYQEDYLEFKAGADLEIGQVRNSTSLFPAKLGECVIHYSALPWISFSSLSHARSFSFQDSSPKISFGKITEQDGKKTMPVSIHVHHALVDGLQVGQFMECFQQLMNEK